Proteins from one Candidatus Margulisiibacteriota bacterium genomic window:
- a CDS encoding lysylphosphatidylglycerol synthase transmembrane domain-containing protein, with translation MKKLGLLLGLLVSALLLGLLFYRLDLPRFAAACRSANYWLLIPSLAASLFVLWLRAVRWQWLVRPLKTAKLSNLFAAAAIGYFFNTIMPGRVGEFARAHYLGKTENISRAAAFATVVVERLFDGLSILVILALLPFWLRLPARTALAAASWSALALYLFISGLIALAVYRPELAARLSGRLPAAWRAKAEQTFNSLVAGFKTILDPRVLFYSALYSFLIWGVSAYSIYLAVMAFHQPVSFAAALFILVLLTFTVIIPSSPGYLGTFDVGMAWGLMFFGLARENALGVTIVYHGMGMISTILLGAYYLIKSGFDWRGELS, from the coding sequence ATGAAAAAGCTCGGCTTGCTCCTCGGCCTCCTGGTCAGCGCGCTCCTGCTCGGGCTCCTCTTTTACCGGCTCGACCTCCCCCGCTTCGCCGCCGCCTGCCGCTCGGCGAACTACTGGCTGCTCATCCCGTCGCTGGCCGCCTCCCTTTTTGTCCTTTGGCTCCGGGCGGTCCGCTGGCAGTGGCTGGTCCGGCCGCTAAAAACGGCCAAACTGTCCAACCTGTTCGCCGCCGCCGCCATCGGCTATTTTTTCAACACGATCATGCCGGGCCGGGTCGGCGAGTTCGCCCGCGCCCATTACCTCGGTAAAACGGAGAACATCAGCCGCGCCGCGGCGTTCGCCACCGTCGTCGTTGAGCGGCTGTTCGACGGGCTCTCGATCCTTGTTATCCTGGCCTTGCTCCCGTTCTGGCTCCGGCTCCCGGCGCGAACCGCGCTGGCGGCCGCCAGTTGGTCGGCGCTCGCCCTCTATCTTTTTATCAGCGGCCTGATCGCTCTGGCCGTTTACCGGCCGGAGCTTGCCGCCCGGCTCAGCGGCCGGCTCCCTGCCGCCTGGCGGGCAAAAGCGGAACAAACCTTCAACTCCCTGGTCGCCGGTTTTAAAACGATCCTCGACCCGCGGGTCCTCTTTTATTCAGCTCTCTACTCGTTCCTGATCTGGGGCGTGTCCGCTTACAGCATCTACCTGGCTGTCATGGCGTTCCACCAGCCGGTCTCCTTTGCCGCCGCCCTGTTCATCCTCGTCCTGCTAACCTTTACCGTCATCATCCCCTCCTCGCCCGGTTACCTGGGGACGTTCGACGTCGGCATGGCCTGGGGGTTGATGTTCTTTGGCCTGGCGCGGGAGAACGCGCTCGGCGTCACCATCGTCTACCACGGGATGGGCATGATCAGCACTATCCTGCTCGGCGCTTATTATTTGATCAAGAGCGGGTTTGACTGGCGGGGGGAGCTTAGCTGA